From the Robbsia betulipollinis genome, the window TTCCTGTCAAATAAACGTGTCCGGCGATGCGCGTCCTCATCGCCCGGCCGGATGGTAGCGCGCGTTGCGGCCCTTCGCCCGCTGGCGACAACCCGCATGTTCGCGGATCCTTTTTCCGGAAAAAAAGATTTTTGCTTATCAGCGGCATAGCGCGGCGGATATGCCCGCGTGCCGGCAAATTTTTTTCAACTGCCGCGATACGTGCTATAGCTCCACGGCGAAACCAGCAAGGGCACGTGGTAATGGGCATGGGCGTCGGCAATGCCGAAACGCAGCACGACCGTATCGAGAAAACGCGGTTCCGCCAGTGCGCCGCCGCACCGCGCGAAATACTCGCCCACCGCGAAGTGGAGTTCGTAGGTGCCAGGGGGCAGGGGCCCTTCGAGCAGCGGCCGGTCGCACCGGCCGTCGTCATTGGTGCGCATGCTCGCGAGCCGGCGCAGTGCTGGCGCGGTGAATGCCGGCGCGGTGGCGCTTTCGGCGGGGGCGTCCGCCGACGGCATTGCCACGGGCGCTTCCAGCAGGTAAAGATCGATGCGGATATCCGCGCCTGGCCGGCCATGCGCGGTGTCCAGCACATGGGTGGTCAGTCTGCCCTTCGTCGTCATGTTTCGAGGCTCCTTTCGTTCACGGACTGGCCCGCCAGCGAACTGTTCGCGAGTATGCGCTGCGCGGCGTCGGCGATCAGGCCGCGCAGCCAGCGCACTTCGTCCGAGCGGTGCGTACGTTCATGCCATAACTGGTAGTACCGCATCGCCGGGAAACCCGGCGGCGCAGACAACACCTTCAGCGGCAGCAGTCTGACGTAGTGATCGGCGAAAATCTGCGTGGTGGTGAACAACAGGTCCGATTCGGCGAGCACATAGGGCACGAGGTTGAAATAGGGCAGGGTGACGACGACGCGGCGCTTCAGTCGTTCGCGCATCAGGTGCAGGTCGATGGCGCCGCGCTGGCCCACGGAATAGGGCGTGGGGGCGAGGTGTCCGGCATTGAGATAGTCGTTGACGCTGAGCGCGTCCTGCGCGGCGAGCGGATGCCGGCGGCTCACCAGGCAGACGATGCGGTCCGCGAAAAGATTCGACAGATGCAGTTGTTCCGGCGGCTCGGGCCAGTTGCCGACGACGACGTCGACCTTGCCGGTTTCCAGCGCCACCTCGTAGTCGAGCGCCGGACCGAGGGAATGAATGTCCAGCGTCGCATGCGGCGCGAGCGCGCGAAACAGCGACACCAAGGTCGGGACGAAAAGGGTGCTGAGATAGTCGGGGCAGGCGATGCGATAGGCACGCACCGAGGTGGCCGGGTCGAATGCCGTCTGACGCGAGATCACTTGATCGATCTCATGCAGCGCCCGCCGTGCCGGTTCGAGCATCCGCAAGCCATGCTCGGTGGGTACCATGCCGTTCTTGCCGCGCACCAGCAGCGGGTCGCCGGTGATCGTGCGCAGCCGACGCAACGCCGCGCTGATCGCGGGTTGCGACTGGTTGAGCAGAATCGCGGCCTTCGTGACGCTGCGCTCGGTCAGGACGGTGTCCAGTACGCGCAGCAAATAGGTGTCGATGGTCTCGCGCTGCTGGCTCATCCGCTGTCCGGTATATCGTCGATCAAATGTTGCGGGTCCTCGTGCATAAGGCTTTTAATATGACAAAAATGGCCGGTCAAGAGCCGCCGTATGTAATTGCGGGATATGCGACGCGCGGCTCGACGGGAATTTTAGGATTGTTTACTGTCGGGGCGATCGCGGTTATCGTCGCGGGAAATTTCCGCCGTCGGCGGGATCGGCGACCTTATTTCGCCACCTTGTTCAGCAACCTTATCCAACAACCTTTCCACGAGCACCGATACGCCTTGGCTTCCGATTCGCCCGCCCCGTATGCGTCTGGCCCCAGGCCCGCACCATCGCTCCGATTGATGAAGCCCGAACCGGCGCCGGGAGCGGCACCGACCGGGCCGAGGCGTTCGATCGAGCGGGAGTCCGATGCCGCACGCGCGCTCCCTCACGCGCGTCTGCAACTCGTCGGAATCAGCAAGCGCTTCGCGTCGACGCAGGCCAACGACGACGTTTCCCTGACGATCCGCCCTGGCGAGATCCATGCGGTGATCGGCGAGAACGGCGCCGGCAAGAGCACGCTGATGAAGATCGTCTATGGCGTGGTCCACGCGGATGCGGGCGCGATGGTGTGGGACGGCGCGCCGGTTCGCGTCGACAGCCCGGCACACGCGCGCCGGCTGGGTATCGGCATGGTGTTCCAGCACTTTTCCCTGTTCGAGAGCCTGAGCGTGGGCGAGAACATCGCGCTGGCGCTGGGGCACGACGAACGGTTCGACCAGAAGGCGTTGAATGCACGAATCCGTCGCGTGTCCGCGGAATACGGCCTCGAACTGGACCCCCAGCGCCACGTCCATCACCTGAGCGTGGGTGAGCGCCAGCGCGTGGAGATCGTGCGGTGCCTGCTGCAATCCCCGCGTCTGCTGATCATGGACGAGCCGACATCGGTGCTGACGCCGCAGGCGGTGCGGGATCTGTTCGTCGTCCTGCGCCGTCTCGCGGCCGAGGGCTGCAGTATCGTATACGTCAGTCACAAGCTGGGCGAGATCCAGGAACTGTGCGACAGCGCCACCGTGATGCGGGCGGGACGGGTCATCGGCCGCGTCGACCCGCGCGCGACCAGCCGTGCGGAGCTCGCGCGGATGATGGTCGGTCATACCCTGCCGTCGTACGAACGGCGCGCGCACGTGCCCGGCGCGGTCATGCTGCAGGTGGAGGCGCTCAGCGCGCGCGGCGACGACTTGTTCGGCAGCGCGCTCGACAACGTGAGTCTGCGACTGCATGCCGGCGAGGTACTCGGCATCGCCGGCATTTCAGGAAACGGCCAGGCGGAGTTGTTCGCGCTGCTCTCCGGCGAGGTGCCGGCGCCGCGCGGCCTCGCGGCGGATGCCATCCGCCTTGCCGGGGCGCCGTGCGCACGGCAAGGCGTCGGCGAACGCCGCGCGCTGGGGTTGGCGGCGGTGCCCGAGGAGCGGCTCGGACGCGGCGCGGTGCCGTCCATGTCGCTGGTCGACAATACCCTGCTGAGCGCGAGCCGCAGCGGGCTGGTGCGCCGTGGCTGGCTGCAGCGCGGCGCGATGCAGGCCTTCGCGCGCCGCTGCATCGAAACCTTCGACGTGCGCTGCAGCGGCCCCGACGCGCTCGCGCAGAGTCTCTCGGGCGGCAATCTCCAGCGCTTCATCGTCGGACGCGAAGTGCTGCGGGAGCCACGCGTGCTGCTGATCGCCCAGCCCACCTGGGGCGTGGATGTCGGCGCGGCCGCGGCGATCCGCCAGCAGTTGCTCGATCTGGCGGCGCGCGGCGTCGCCATTCTGGTGATCTCCGAAGAACTCGACGAGCTTTTCGAGATTTGCGACAGCATCGCGGTGCTGGCGCGCGGGCGGCTGTCCGCCGTTCTGCCGATCGGCGAAACCAGCGCCGAAGGCATCGGCCTGGCGATGAGCGGTCAGTTCGAAGCGTTGACGGCCGCGGGCGACCCGGCGTTCGAGGCCGCGCGCCCGTTCGCGCATCCGTCCGCGGGCGCGTTGCCGGCGTCTCCGGGCTGAGGGGCCGCGCCCGATGACCGGTGCGCCGTTCCGGACCCCTTTCCGGTTTATTTTGCGATTGATTTCGCAGTGTATTTTTCGACAACGAATTCGATGAATTTCCCCCTACGACTCGAACCCCGTCCGACGCCCTCGCGCGCGATGCGGCTGGCCGCGCCCGTCATCGCGGCGCTGCTCACCGCGGCCATCGGCTGGCTCGTGTTCGGCCTGGCGAACCAGGCGCCCGCGCTGGCGATGCGGACCTTCTTCATCGCGCCCCTGACGAACGTCAATGGGTGGTCCGAACTGCTGATGAAGGCGTCGCCGCTTTGCCTGATCGCGCTGGGCCTGGCGCTCAGCTACCGCGCTGGCGTGCTCAACATCGGCGCGGAAGGGCAGATGCTGCTGGGCGGCATCGCCGCGAGCGGCGTCGCGATCCATTTCGATCAAAGCGCGAGCCACTGGGTGCTGGCGTCGATGGTGCTCGCCGGGGTTGCCGGCGGCATGGCCTGGGCGGCGATTCCCGCGCTGCTCAGGAACCGTTTCGGCACCAACGAAATGCTGGTCAGCCTGATGCTGACGTATGTCGCCGCGCAATTGTTGATCTATCTGGTGAGCGGACCCTGGCGCGATCCGCAGGGCATGAATTTCCCGCTGTCCGAGATGTTTGCCGACAACGCGCTCTATCCCCGTCTGTACGGCGACTGGCACTGGGCCTTCTGGCGCGGGACCCGCCTGAATGCGTCGGTGCTGCTGACCGCGTGCGCGGTGCCGGTGGTCTGGGTGCTGATGCGCAGGAGCTTCATTGCCTACCGTCTCGCGGTGGGCGGCACGGCCCCGCTCGCGGCGCGGTACGCGGGCTTCTCGCCGCGCAGCGCGGTGTGGTTCACGATGCTGGTGAGCGGCGCGCTCGCCGGCCTGGCGGGCGCCGGCGAAGTGGCCGGACCGATCGGGCAGTTGCAGGCCGGCTGGTCGCCCGGCTATGGCTTCACCGCGATCATCGTCGTCTTCGTCGGGCGCCTGCATCCGGTGGGCATCGTGCTCGCCTCCCTGCTGATGGCATTGCTGTATCTGGGTGGGGAAGCGGTGCAGACCACGCTGCAATTGCCGCAGGCGATCAGCGGCGTCTTCCAGGGGCTGCTGCTGTTCTGCCTGCTGGGCTGCGACCTGTTCGTGCGCTTTCGGCTCGTCAGGCGCCCCGCGCCGCATGGCGTCGGCACGGCGATCGCTACCCCCGCCACCCAGGAGACCGTGCGATGAACGTCACCCAAGCCAGCGATCTGGCCGCGAGCGCGGTGACCGCCGCGATTCCCCTGATGTTCGCCGGCCTCGGCGAGGTGGTGACCGAGAAGTCCGGCGTCCTCAACCTGGGCGTCGAGGGCATGATGCTGATGGGTGCGGTGACCGGCTTCGCGGTCACCGCCGTCAGCGGCCAGCCCTGGCTCGGCTTCACCGCCGCGCTGCTTGCCGGCGCCGCGATGGCCCTGCTGTTCGCTTTCGTGAGTCTGACGCTGCAGGCCAACCAGGTGGCCGCGGGCCTGTCCCTGACGATCTTCGGCATCGGTCTGTCCGCCTATGTCGGCAAACCCTATACCTCCGCCACGCTCGCCGCGCAGGTCGCAAGCTGGCCGATTCCCGGTTTGTCGGCGCTGCCGGTGCTCGGCCCCGCGCTGTTCAGTCTGACGCCGCTCGGCTATCTCGCATTCGCGCTGTTCGGCGTGGTCGGCTGGTTTCTGTATCGCACCCGTGCCGGCCTGACCCTGCGTTCGATCGGCGAGTCCCCCGAGGTCGCGCATGCGATCGGCCTGCCGGTGACGGGGATCCGCTATGGCGCGACGCTGTTCGGCGGCGCGATGGCCGGTCTGGGCGGCGCCTATTACTCGGTCGTCTATCTGCGTCTGTGGCAGGAACAACTCGTCGCCGGGCGCGGCTGGATCGCGCTCGCGCTGGTGGTATTCGCCACCTGGCGGCCGGGCCGCCTGCTGTTCGGCGCGCTCTTGTTCGGCGTGCTCATGGCCCTGCAGTTCTACGCCCAGGCGGCGGGCATGCCGGTGCCGCCGCCGTTCCTCGCCATGCTGCCGTATCTGGCGACGGTCGTCGTGCTGGTGCTGATTTCGCGCAATGCCACGACCGCGCGCCGCCATGCGCCGGCGGCGCTCGGCAAGCCTTTCTTCCCGTCCAGCTGATGTCCTTTTCCATTCCCACGCGCGCACCGCTTCTTCCACGGAAACACACCATGAAAAAAACCCGAATCAGCGCCTGTCTCGTCAGCATGCTGGCTTTTTGTGCGGCAGCCGCACCGTCTTGGTCGCAGGCCGCGGGCGACCCGCCGGGCGTCGCGTTCGTCTACCTGACCAACCCGGGCGACGCCGGGTGGACCTATGCGCATGACCGGGGCGCGAAGGAGGTCGAGGCGGCCTTCGGCAACAAGATCAAGGTCACGCGCGTGGAAAGCGTGCCCGAGTCGGCCGACTCCGAGCGCGTGTTTCGCGATCTCGCGAACAAGGGCAACAAGATCATCGTCGGCACCAGCTTCGGCTATCAGGATTTCGAGATGAAGGTGGCGCGCGATTTCCCGGATACCGTGTTCGAGCACGCGACCGGCTACAAGCGGGCGAAAAACTTCGGTACCTACGATATCCGCATGTACCAGGGCGCCTATCTCGCCGGCGTCATCGCCGGACAGGTGACGAAGAGCAATGTGCTCGGTTTCGTCGGCTCGGTGCCGGTGCCGGAAGTGGTCCGCAACATCAATGCGTACACGCTGGGCGCGCGCTCGGTGAATCCGAAGATCCATACGAAAGTGGTCTGGGTGAACAGCTGGTTCGACCCGGGCAAGGAAAAGCAGGCGGCCGAAGCGTTGATCGGGCAGGGCGCGGACGTGCTGTTGCAGAACACCGATTCGAGCGCGACGCTGCAAACCGCCGCGGAGAAGCATGTGCACGCATTCGGCTGGGATTCGGACATGAAGTCGTTCGGGCCGTCTGCGCATCTGGGTTCGGTCGTCGGCCACTGGGGCGTGTATTACAAGGCGCTGATCCAGCAGGTGCTCGACGGCAAGTGGCAGTCCACGCCGGTCTGGTGGGGCATGTCGCAACAGGCGCTGGATCTGGAGGACATCAATACGGCCGTGGTGCCGGCCGCCTCGCAACAGGCGGTGGTCGAGCGGCGTAACGCCATGACCAGCGGTCAGTTCGACCCCTTCGCCGGTCCCATCAAGGATCAGGGCGGCGCGGTCAAGGTCGCGGCGAACGCGAAGCTCAGCGATGCCGACCTGCAGCGCATGAACTGGTATGTCGACGGTGTCGACGGCGTTCTGCCGAAGTGAACCGGTTTTTCAACGCCGCCGACGCCAGACGGGAGAACGGCTCATGAAACCGCTTGAGGTGATCGTTGTCGGCGCCGGCATGGGGGGCCTGAGCTGCGCGCTCGCGCTGCAACGGCAAGGTCATTCGGTGCGCGTCTACGAACGCACGGCCGAACTGCGCCCGGTCGGCGCGGCGATCTCGATCTGGCCCAATGGCGTGAAGATCCTGCGCGCGCTGGGGCTGGGCGCGGCGATCGACGCGGCCGCCGGACAGATGACGCGCATGAGCTATCGCGACCGCGATGGCGCGCTGCTGACCGCCTTCTCGTTGCAGCCTTTGTACGAACGCGCCGGCGAGATCGCGCGGCCGATCGCACGCACCGCGCTGCAACGCATCCTGCTGGATGCCGTGGCGGCGGTGGCGCCGGTGCGGCTTGGCACCGCGTGCAGCGGCTTCACGCAGCGCGCGGACGGCGTCACCGTCGCTTTCGCCGACGGCAGCGAGGACCGGGCGGATCTGCTGGTCGTCGCCGACGGCAGCCGTTCGCGTCTGCGCGATGCCGTGGTCGGACGCGCGGTGCCGCGCACCTACTGCGGCTATGTGAACTGGAACGGCCGGGTTCCCGTCGCGCCCGAACTGGGCGCGGCCGACGAATGGACGCAGTTCGTCGGCGACGGTCAGCGCTTGTCGCTGATGCCGATGGGAAACGGGCAGTTCTATTTCTTCTTCGATGTGCCGCTCGCGCAGGATCGCATCGACGCGGCGCCGGCGCAGGGCACGGGCTACCGCGACGAACTCGCCGCGCATTTCGCCGGCTGGGCCGCGCCGGTGCAGCAATTGATCGCGCGGCTCGATCCGGATACCGTCGCGCGGGTGGCGATCCACGACACCGCGCCGCTCGACTCGCTGGTGAACGGACGCATCGCGCTGCTCGGCGATGCCGCGCATGCGATGTCGCCGGATCTGGGGCAGGGCGGGTGCCAGGCGATCGAGGATAGCTGGGTGCTCGGCGAACAACTGGCGGCCAGCGATGGCGACGTGCGCGCGGCCCTCGCGG encodes:
- a CDS encoding ABC transporter ATP-binding protein encodes the protein MKPEPAPGAAPTGPRRSIERESDAARALPHARLQLVGISKRFASTQANDDVSLTIRPGEIHAVIGENGAGKSTLMKIVYGVVHADAGAMVWDGAPVRVDSPAHARRLGIGMVFQHFSLFESLSVGENIALALGHDERFDQKALNARIRRVSAEYGLELDPQRHVHHLSVGERQRVEIVRCLLQSPRLLIMDEPTSVLTPQAVRDLFVVLRRLAAEGCSIVYVSHKLGEIQELCDSATVMRAGRVIGRVDPRATSRAELARMMVGHTLPSYERRAHVPGAVMLQVEALSARGDDLFGSALDNVSLRLHAGEVLGIAGISGNGQAELFALLSGEVPAPRGLAADAIRLAGAPCARQGVGERRALGLAAVPEERLGRGAVPSMSLVDNTLLSASRSGLVRRGWLQRGAMQAFARRCIETFDVRCSGPDALAQSLSGGNLQRFIVGREVLREPRVLLIAQPTWGVDVGAAAAIRQQLLDLAARGVAILVISEELDELFEICDSIAVLARGRLSAVLPIGETSAEGIGLAMSGQFEALTAAGDPAFEAARPFAHPSAGALPASPG
- the uraH gene encoding hydroxyisourate hydrolase → MTTKGRLTTHVLDTAHGRPGADIRIDLYLLEAPVAMPSADAPAESATAPAFTAPALRRLASMRTNDDGRCDRPLLEGPLPPGTYELHFAVGEYFARCGGALAEPRFLDTVVLRFGIADAHAHYHVPLLVSPWSYSTYRGS
- a CDS encoding ABC transporter permease, encoding MNVTQASDLAASAVTAAIPLMFAGLGEVVTEKSGVLNLGVEGMMLMGAVTGFAVTAVSGQPWLGFTAALLAGAAMALLFAFVSLTLQANQVAAGLSLTIFGIGLSAYVGKPYTSATLAAQVASWPIPGLSALPVLGPALFSLTPLGYLAFALFGVVGWFLYRTRAGLTLRSIGESPEVAHAIGLPVTGIRYGATLFGGAMAGLGGAYYSVVYLRLWQEQLVAGRGWIALALVVFATWRPGRLLFGALLFGVLMALQFYAQAAGMPVPPPFLAMLPYLATVVVLVLISRNATTARRHAPAALGKPFFPSS
- a CDS encoding BMP family ABC transporter substrate-binding protein; its protein translation is MLAFCAAAAPSWSQAAGDPPGVAFVYLTNPGDAGWTYAHDRGAKEVEAAFGNKIKVTRVESVPESADSERVFRDLANKGNKIIVGTSFGYQDFEMKVARDFPDTVFEHATGYKRAKNFGTYDIRMYQGAYLAGVIAGQVTKSNVLGFVGSVPVPEVVRNINAYTLGARSVNPKIHTKVVWVNSWFDPGKEKQAAEALIGQGADVLLQNTDSSATLQTAAEKHVHAFGWDSDMKSFGPSAHLGSVVGHWGVYYKALIQQVLDGKWQSTPVWWGMSQQALDLEDINTAVVPAASQQAVVERRNAMTSGQFDPFAGPIKDQGGAVKVAANAKLSDADLQRMNWYVDGVDGVLPK
- a CDS encoding LysR substrate-binding domain-containing protein, giving the protein MSQQRETIDTYLLRVLDTVLTERSVTKAAILLNQSQPAISAALRRLRTITGDPLLVRGKNGMVPTEHGLRMLEPARRALHEIDQVISRQTAFDPATSVRAYRIACPDYLSTLFVPTLVSLFRALAPHATLDIHSLGPALDYEVALETGKVDVVVGNWPEPPEQLHLSNLFADRIVCLVSRRHPLAAQDALSVNDYLNAGHLAPTPYSVGQRGAIDLHLMRERLKRRVVVTLPYFNLVPYVLAESDLLFTTTQIFADHYVRLLPLKVLSAPPGFPAMRYYQLWHERTHRSDEVRWLRGLIADAAQRILANSSLAGQSVNERSLET
- the hpxO gene encoding FAD-dependent urate hydroxylase HpxO, which encodes MKPLEVIVVGAGMGGLSCALALQRQGHSVRVYERTAELRPVGAAISIWPNGVKILRALGLGAAIDAAAGQMTRMSYRDRDGALLTAFSLQPLYERAGEIARPIARTALQRILLDAVAAVAPVRLGTACSGFTQRADGVTVAFADGSEDRADLLVVADGSRSRLRDAVVGRAVPRTYCGYVNWNGRVPVAPELGAADEWTQFVGDGQRLSLMPMGNGQFYFFFDVPLAQDRIDAAPAQGTGYRDELAAHFAGWAAPVQQLIARLDPDTVARVAIHDTAPLDSLVNGRIALLGDAAHAMSPDLGQGGCQAIEDSWVLGEQLAASDGDVRAALAGYDAARAARVASIVTRARARARVIHGQDPASTAAWYAELAQEDGEAIIAGLYKTVSGGPLR
- a CDS encoding ABC transporter permease: MNFPLRLEPRPTPSRAMRLAAPVIAALLTAAIGWLVFGLANQAPALAMRTFFIAPLTNVNGWSELLMKASPLCLIALGLALSYRAGVLNIGAEGQMLLGGIAASGVAIHFDQSASHWVLASMVLAGVAGGMAWAAIPALLRNRFGTNEMLVSLMLTYVAAQLLIYLVSGPWRDPQGMNFPLSEMFADNALYPRLYGDWHWAFWRGTRLNASVLLTACAVPVVWVLMRRSFIAYRLAVGGTAPLAARYAGFSPRSAVWFTMLVSGALAGLAGAGEVAGPIGQLQAGWSPGYGFTAIIVVFVGRLHPVGIVLASLLMALLYLGGEAVQTTLQLPQAISGVFQGLLLFCLLGCDLFVRFRLVRRPAPHGVGTAIATPATQETVR